In Cytophagales bacterium, the following are encoded in one genomic region:
- a CDS encoding PDZ domain-containing protein has translation MRIFSLLLMLATTFSVLAQGTQLLRQPSVSDTHIVFVHANDLWVVDRSGGDARRLTTSEGAESFPHFSQDGNWIAFSGQYDGNTDVFIVPTDGGTPKRLTYHPGADVVQGWSPDGEVIFRSGRKARPTRTNKFFSIAPDGNFPTELNIPRIAYGEISPDGKYAAYTPITSWDPEWRNYRGGQAMPIWILNLETLELERTPQPDRERHLDPVFFGNKVYFLSERDYTSNIWSYDLTTKAYEQVTTHWQFDVKSLDANEDRIVYEQGGYLHLLNPNTGESQQLVINVKGDLNWARERWENVSGARLRNASLSPSGKRALFEYRGDIFTVPKENGSWRNITNSPAADRAPVWSPDGDQIIWFNDASGEYKMILSDQYGKVQRTYDLPNPTFYFNPKWSPDGEHVSFTDTHFNLWLLNLASGESKIIATERYAHPNRSLNPVWSPNSRYIAYVQLTDAQFKVVKAYDTQTGATIQISDEMADALEPVWDESGKYLYFLASTNWGLNTGWLDMSSYNIPVTRGLYAAVLSKDTPSPLLSKSDEEPDGTEEDEQEEEEVSTASVIDPGVISRIIALDVPLRNYNGLVAGPEYTVFYGETVPNETGISLHKYDLKKLESSAFLNGVNSAITSADRSQLLFRKGSGWGIVSTGGKSQKTSDGKLTMNIKMKVNPQSEWQQIYREAWRYQRDFLYVDNTHGAPWEEIHEWYKPWVNHVRHRADMNYIIDILGGEIAVGHSYTSGGDYPDVKRVPIGLLGADYAIKNGKYQIRKLFTGENWNPELQAPLAQPGMDINEGDYLLEVNGLPLDASKNIYQLFEQTTGQVTQIKVGKSTKLADATAYWVKPISSERGLRSRAWVEDNRRYVAEKTDGRIGYTYVPNTSGPGYTSFNRYYFAQQDKQGMIVDERNNGGGSAADYMVDVMNRKLYGYFNSKVGDHKPWTTPMSAVWGPKVMLINERAGSGGDLLPYLFKAMNIGTLVGTRTWGGLVGTWDTPLFIDGGRMVAPRGGFFDANGEWAVEGEGVAPDIEVIQDPKLVIEGKDPQLDAAIAEVLKKLETEKVVLKSEPPAPIRWKRAEKKE, from the coding sequence ATGAGGATATTCTCTTTGCTTTTGATGCTCGCCACTACATTTTCCGTATTGGCACAAGGAACGCAGCTACTTCGACAGCCCAGCGTCAGCGACACACATATTGTATTTGTTCATGCCAATGACCTTTGGGTCGTAGATCGATCCGGTGGAGATGCACGCCGACTTACCACATCAGAAGGGGCAGAATCTTTCCCTCACTTTTCACAAGATGGCAATTGGATTGCGTTCAGTGGACAATATGATGGTAACACCGACGTTTTCATTGTACCCACTGATGGTGGAACACCTAAAAGATTGACCTACCATCCCGGAGCGGATGTCGTACAAGGCTGGTCGCCGGATGGCGAAGTGATTTTCCGCTCAGGACGTAAAGCCCGCCCAACACGAACGAATAAATTCTTCTCTATTGCTCCAGATGGCAATTTCCCTACCGAGTTAAACATTCCCCGGATAGCTTATGGTGAGATTTCCCCGGATGGGAAGTATGCTGCGTACACACCAATCACCTCCTGGGACCCGGAATGGCGAAATTATCGGGGCGGTCAGGCCATGCCTATCTGGATCCTGAACCTGGAAACCCTGGAATTGGAGAGAACCCCTCAACCCGATCGGGAAAGACATTTGGATCCGGTATTCTTTGGTAACAAGGTCTATTTCCTGTCTGAAAGAGATTACACAAGCAACATTTGGTCGTACGACCTGACTACCAAAGCTTATGAGCAAGTAACCACTCACTGGCAATTTGACGTAAAGAGTTTGGATGCCAATGAGGATCGCATTGTTTACGAACAAGGCGGGTACCTGCACTTACTCAACCCGAATACCGGTGAATCCCAACAATTGGTTATAAACGTAAAAGGAGACCTGAATTGGGCCCGAGAGCGCTGGGAAAATGTTTCTGGCGCTCGGTTAAGAAATGCATCCCTCTCTCCTTCCGGAAAAAGGGCTTTGTTCGAGTACCGCGGTGATATCTTCACCGTGCCTAAGGAAAATGGTTCCTGGAGAAACATCACGAATTCTCCTGCTGCAGATCGTGCCCCGGTATGGTCACCGGATGGAGATCAGATCATTTGGTTCAATGATGCGTCTGGTGAATACAAAATGATCCTGTCTGATCAGTATGGCAAGGTGCAACGCACGTATGACCTACCAAATCCCACCTTCTACTTCAATCCTAAATGGTCCCCTGACGGTGAGCACGTCAGCTTTACCGACACACATTTCAACCTTTGGCTGCTCAATCTGGCATCAGGTGAATCCAAGATCATCGCTACTGAACGCTATGCGCACCCGAACCGATCCTTGAATCCGGTCTGGTCCCCAAATAGTAGATACATCGCCTATGTACAATTGACTGATGCCCAATTCAAAGTAGTCAAGGCATATGATACCCAAACAGGCGCAACCATTCAAATTTCTGATGAGATGGCGGATGCTTTGGAACCTGTCTGGGACGAATCCGGTAAATACCTCTATTTCCTGGCCAGCACCAACTGGGGACTGAATACTGGCTGGTTGGACATGAGTTCTTACAACATTCCTGTGACCAGAGGTTTGTATGCGGCTGTACTAAGCAAAGACACACCTTCGCCTTTATTATCTAAAAGCGATGAAGAGCCAGACGGCACGGAAGAGGACGAACAAGAAGAAGAAGAAGTATCAACTGCGTCTGTCATTGATCCGGGAGTGATCTCACGCATTATTGCGCTGGATGTACCTCTCAGAAACTACAATGGATTGGTCGCAGGCCCTGAATACACGGTCTTTTACGGTGAGACGGTTCCTAATGAGACAGGAATTTCCCTCCATAAATATGACCTGAAGAAACTGGAATCATCAGCCTTCCTTAACGGAGTTAACTCGGCCATCACTTCTGCAGATCGATCACAATTACTGTTCAGAAAAGGGTCAGGTTGGGGAATTGTAAGTACTGGAGGCAAAAGCCAGAAAACCAGCGATGGTAAGTTGACCATGAATATAAAAATGAAGGTCAATCCCCAATCAGAATGGCAGCAGATCTATCGTGAAGCGTGGAGATATCAGCGCGATTTCCTCTATGTAGACAATACCCATGGCGCGCCCTGGGAAGAGATCCATGAATGGTACAAGCCCTGGGTCAATCATGTCCGGCACAGAGCAGACATGAACTACATCATTGACATATTAGGTGGTGAGATCGCGGTAGGTCACTCCTATACCAGCGGAGGTGATTACCCGGATGTTAAACGTGTCCCTATTGGATTGTTAGGCGCAGACTATGCCATTAAGAATGGTAAGTATCAGATCAGAAAACTCTTCACTGGTGAAAACTGGAACCCTGAACTACAAGCACCTCTGGCGCAACCAGGAATGGACATCAATGAAGGAGACTACTTGTTGGAAGTCAATGGCTTGCCTTTGGACGCTTCTAAAAACATTTATCAACTGTTCGAACAGACCACTGGTCAGGTCACCCAAATAAAGGTTGGCAAGTCAACCAAACTGGCTGATGCTACCGCCTATTGGGTAAAACCAATCAGTAGCGAACGAGGCTTGAGAAGTCGTGCCTGGGTCGAAGACAACCGTAGGTATGTAGCTGAAAAAACAGATGGAAGAATCGGTTACACCTATGTGCCCAACACCTCAGGTCCTGGCTATACCTCCTTCAACCGGTACTACTTCGCCCAGCAAGATAAGCAAGGGATGATTGTGGATGAGCGCAACAATGGTGGCGGATCAGCAGCAGATTACATGGTGGATGTGATGAATCGCAAGCTGTATGGGTACTTCAACAGCAAGGTGGGTGATCACAAACCATGGACCACACCTATGTCTGCGGTTTGGGGGCCGAAAGTGATGCTCATCAACGAACGCGCAGGTTCTGGTGGAGACTTGCTTCCTTATCTTTTTAAGGCCATGAATATTGGAACATTGGTTGGTACCCGTACCTGGGGAGGTCTGGTCGGCACCTGGGATACGCCTCTTTTCATCGATGGTGGTCGCATGGTGGCTCCGAGAGGTGGTTTTTTCGATGCCAATGGTGAATGGGCTGTGGAAGGCGAAGGCGTTGCTCCAGACATTGAAGTGATCCAGGATCCTAAGCTTGTCATCGAAGGCAAAGACCCGCAACTGGATGCCGCAATTGCGGAAGTACTCAAAAAACTGGAAACTGAAAAAGTAGTCTTAAAATCTGAACCTCCTGCCCCGATTCGTTGGAAACGCGCGGAAAAGAAAGAGTAA
- a CDS encoding protein phosphatase 2C domain-containing protein, translating to MIEIASISQKFINKEKNGDYCIHQVINDQIFIAAVADGVSNQPCDWKASQVACEELRLQFTKMVDLSLSERLKQSVIKANEKVINESGVCANMSATLSVMCLNLTDHQGYFANVGDSRIYCTRNNQLQQLTTDDSIKRTKTIITEIGGRTVDASVLSKSLGMDHSTINIEIHPIQTEPGDLNILATDGFYSARVTFSNNMIQLSNSKSLQQDFESIAKKYLLLAGDDMTAIAFRLNS from the coding sequence ATGATCGAAATAGCTAGCATCTCTCAAAAATTTATCAATAAAGAAAAAAACGGGGATTATTGTATCCATCAAGTGATCAATGATCAGATCTTTATCGCCGCAGTGGCCGATGGGGTTAGTAATCAACCTTGTGACTGGAAAGCATCTCAGGTCGCTTGCGAAGAATTGCGTCTTCAGTTTACAAAAATGGTTGACCTTTCTCTAAGTGAACGACTTAAACAGAGTGTGATCAAGGCCAATGAAAAAGTGATCAATGAATCAGGGGTTTGTGCAAATATGTCCGCCACACTTAGTGTCATGTGTTTGAACCTGACTGATCATCAGGGTTACTTTGCCAATGTTGGAGATTCCCGGATTTACTGCACCAGGAATAACCAACTCCAACAATTGACCACAGATGATTCCATCAAAAGGACAAAAACCATCATCACAGAGATAGGTGGACGAACCGTTGACGCTTCAGTGCTATCAAAATCTTTAGGAATGGATCATTCAACAATTAATATTGAAATACATCCCATTCAGACAGAACCTGGAGATCTCAATATCCTGGCAACCGATGGGTTTTACAGTGCAAGAGTGACTTTTTCTAACAACATGATCCAACTGTCCAATTCAAAATCACTCCAACAAGACTTTGAGTCAATTGCTAAGAAATACCTGTTACTCGCAGGCGATGACATGACAGCTATTGCCTTTCGGCTGAATTCATAA
- a CDS encoding FG-GAP-like repeat-containing protein: MILHIQNADGSYSSDQFINQESELIHDLQFIDVDNDGAEDIVSYDLTNGKIMVSYFNSSSNEYDKFEVLTDNFAYGIGGYSTSSPAASLMRLAYWDNDANIDLIYVFTQVGGGATATDQVNLVEDFLGARDTINLHTPSSSFASVHSIKLADIDNDNDLDAFLSIAGSRNDLWLENTGSSTVIEHFTGVIAGASYEFGDLNGDDFLDLVSIEALTGGTNARTTFSIYNPTTKQFEFSQDLTTGLYDVTFTFGDPDNDGDQDIIYARGSWYENTDGLGTMASGANLLDNGVGSIPKVGDFNNDGLDDVVYLGANSLGDGKFGVYLNNGDETYTTESFNGPGGIAPFQLVDLDNNGILDIIASGTINSSLSQPLWYKTCFNTSSTINATACDSYTAPSGAIFTSSGIYEDLIANSIGCDSLITIDLTINPTFNETASASICEGETYEFGTQTLDMTGEYTEIFQSQNNCDSTVVLTLTVNAVYNESVSAEICDGETFEFGTQTLIESGDYTELFESSLGCDSTVNLSLVVNPIYNESFSAEICDGETYEWEELSLKEAGDFTQVFESSLGCDSTVVLSLTLHPTFNESISVEICDGETYEFGSLTLMEPGEYTELFQSGDGCDSTVVLSLSVSETYSVQASQTICAGEEITFGDQTITESGSFTSTFQSSAGCDSLVTLAVDISPTFEETFEATICNNERFEFGTQTLTASGEYTELFSSSSGCDSTVVLTLTVNTTIEEDTEVTICAGETYTFGNQSLTTGGTYSEIFTSSLGCDSTVNLTLNLLNSHEESAEIAICNGESYDFGGTLLTEAGVYSNNFQTSEGCDSLVNLTLNVNTVYQVDSQLTICENATFVFGDQVLNQSGAYEFTFGSSLGCDSTVNLSLTVNPSIESTIDLSICDGETFSFGSQTLSEGGTYSELFSSTNQCDSLVNLNLTVINLDASVQNGNGTLTTNQMEGTFQWINCDNGYSLIDGATSRTFSPDFGGNYAVIISNKGCDVTSECISFSMENPLNVTGSQEIAFYPVPTDGELIVELKDRTFSGEVRISNLAGQIVYQKRFINESKLMNHFHLASGTYILHLIDHSQQVLRTKRVLIKDN, encoded by the coding sequence ATTATTCTTCATATACAAAACGCAGATGGTTCCTATTCCAGTGATCAGTTCATCAATCAGGAAAGTGAATTAATACACGATCTGCAATTTATCGATGTGGATAATGATGGTGCTGAAGATATTGTATCCTATGATTTAACTAATGGAAAAATCATGGTGAGTTACTTTAATTCAAGCTCCAATGAATACGACAAATTTGAAGTTCTAACAGATAACTTCGCATATGGAATAGGAGGATATAGTACCTCTTCTCCCGCCGCTTCATTGATGCGATTAGCCTATTGGGATAATGACGCTAATATTGACCTGATTTACGTCTTCACACAAGTGGGGGGCGGTGCTACGGCAACTGATCAAGTAAATTTAGTTGAGGACTTTTTGGGTGCTCGAGATACCATCAATTTACATACTCCCTCCTCTTCATTTGCCTCTGTACATTCCATCAAACTAGCTGATATTGATAACGACAATGACCTTGATGCCTTCCTCTCGATTGCGGGCAGCAGAAACGATCTTTGGCTAGAAAATACTGGTTCAAGTACTGTTATAGAACACTTTACAGGTGTCATTGCCGGAGCCAGTTATGAATTTGGAGATTTAAACGGTGACGATTTTCTGGACCTGGTATCTATCGAAGCTTTGACAGGAGGAACGAATGCCAGAACCACCTTTTCTATTTATAATCCTACAACCAAGCAATTTGAATTCAGCCAGGACCTTACTACTGGTTTATACGATGTAACATTCACATTTGGAGATCCCGACAATGACGGTGATCAGGACATCATTTATGCCAGAGGAAGTTGGTATGAAAATACGGATGGACTAGGAACGATGGCCAGCGGAGCGAATCTCTTAGACAATGGAGTAGGTTCCATTCCGAAAGTCGGAGATTTCAATAATGACGGACTGGATGATGTGGTTTATCTGGGAGCCAATTCTTTAGGTGATGGTAAGTTTGGCGTATATCTGAATAATGGAGACGAAACATATACCACAGAAAGCTTTAACGGACCAGGAGGAATTGCACCTTTTCAATTGGTTGATCTGGATAACAATGGAATCCTTGATATCATTGCCTCAGGCACGATTAATTCTTCTTTATCTCAACCACTGTGGTATAAAACCTGCTTCAATACTTCAAGTACCATCAATGCAACTGCTTGTGACTCCTACACTGCGCCCAGTGGAGCAATATTCACCTCTTCTGGAATCTATGAAGACCTGATAGCCAACAGTATTGGGTGTGATAGTTTAATCACCATTGATCTGACCATTAATCCTACTTTTAATGAAACGGCTTCGGCCTCTATATGTGAAGGGGAAACCTATGAATTTGGAACACAAACACTAGACATGACCGGTGAATACACAGAGATTTTTCAATCACAAAATAATTGTGATTCCACAGTCGTACTCACGCTCACTGTGAATGCGGTATACAACGAGTCTGTCTCCGCTGAGATTTGTGATGGGGAAACCTTCGAATTCGGCACGCAAACATTAATTGAGTCCGGGGACTATACCGAATTATTCGAATCCTCCTTGGGTTGTGACAGTACGGTGAACCTTTCACTAGTTGTCAACCCGATCTATAATGAATCATTTTCAGCCGAAATCTGTGATGGAGAAACTTATGAATGGGAAGAGCTTAGTCTGAAGGAAGCAGGTGATTTTACTCAGGTATTTGAATCATCTCTAGGTTGCGACAGTACTGTAGTGCTATCATTGACCTTACATCCGACCTTCAACGAATCTATTTCTGTCGAAATCTGTGACGGAGAGACCTATGAGTTTGGAAGCCTTACCTTAATGGAACCAGGTGAGTACACGGAATTGTTTCAAAGCGGTGATGGGTGCGACAGTACGGTAGTACTATCCTTGTCTGTGTCTGAAACCTATTCTGTTCAAGCGTCTCAAACCATTTGTGCAGGAGAAGAAATTACATTTGGCGATCAGACCATCACTGAATCCGGCTCTTTCACATCGACTTTTCAGTCATCAGCGGGATGTGACAGCCTGGTTACCTTGGCTGTGGATATCTCTCCTACTTTCGAGGAGACATTTGAGGCGACCATCTGTAATAACGAAAGGTTTGAATTTGGAACGCAAACCTTAACAGCGTCTGGCGAGTACACTGAATTATTTAGTAGCTCTTCGGGTTGTGACTCCACGGTGGTTTTAACCTTAACAGTAAACACTACGATTGAAGAGGATACTGAAGTAACTATTTGCGCTGGTGAGACTTATACCTTCGGCAATCAAAGCCTTACCACGGGTGGTACCTATTCAGAAATATTCACCAGTAGCTTAGGATGCGATAGTACCGTAAATCTGACCTTGAATTTGTTAAATAGTCACGAGGAATCCGCGGAAATAGCTATTTGTAACGGTGAAAGTTATGATTTTGGTGGTACCCTTTTGACGGAAGCAGGTGTTTATTCCAATAATTTTCAAACGTCTGAAGGATGCGATAGTCTCGTCAATCTTACACTTAATGTGAACACCGTCTATCAGGTAGACTCTCAGCTCACCATATGTGAAAATGCAACTTTTGTATTTGGCGATCAGGTACTTAACCAAAGTGGCGCGTATGAGTTCACCTTCGGTTCATCACTAGGCTGCGATAGCACGGTAAACTTATCCTTAACTGTGAATCCCTCCATCGAGTCAACCATTGACTTGAGTATCTGTGATGGCGAGACATTCAGCTTTGGCAGTCAAACCCTGTCCGAAGGAGGAACTTACTCGGAATTATTTAGCTCAACCAATCAATGTGACAGTCTGGTCAATCTTAATTTAACAGTGATCAATCTGGACGCTTCGGTCCAAAATGGTAACGGCACATTGACCACAAACCAGATGGAAGGAACCTTTCAGTGGATTAATTGTGATAATGGCTACAGTCTGATCGATGGAGCTACTTCCAGAACATTTAGTCCTGATTTCGGTGGTAATTATGCCGTCATAATATCTAACAAAGGATGTGACGTCACTTCCGAGTGCATTTCATTCTCCATGGAGAATCCTTTAAATGTAACCGGTAGTCAGGAAATAGCTTTCTATCCTGTTCCAACCGACGGTGAACTAATCGTTGAATTGAAGGACCGAACATTCTCAGGTGAGGTGAGAATTTCAAATTTGGCAGGTCAGATAGTGTATCAAAAACGATTTATCAATGAAAGTAAGTTGATGAACCACTTTCATCTGGCATCAGGAACTTACATCCTACATCTGATCGATCATTCGCAGCAGGTTTTACGAACAAAACGGGTACTGATAAAAGATAATTAA